The Numida meleagris isolate 19003 breed g44 Domestic line chromosome 12, NumMel1.0, whole genome shotgun sequence genome includes a window with the following:
- the KCNIP1 gene encoding Kv channel-interacting protein 1 isoform X4, which produces MTTVCHRPEGLEQLEAQTNFTKRELQVLYRGFKNECPSGVVNEETFKQIYAQFFPHGDASMYAHYLFNAFDTAQNGSVKFEDFVMALSILLRGTVHEKLRWTFNLYDINKDGYINKEEMMDIVKAIYDMMGKYTYPVLKEDAPRQHVEVFFQKMDKNKDGVVTLDEFIESCQEDDNIMRSLQLFENVM; this is translated from the exons ATGACTACGGTGTGCCATAGACCCGAAGGCCTGGAACAGCTCGAAGCACAAACCAATTTCACTAAAAGAGAGCTTCAGGTGCTTTACAGaggatttaaaaat GAATGTCCTAGTGGAGTTGTTAATGAAGAGACATTCAAACAGATCTACGCACagttttttcctcatggag atgCCAGCATGTATGCGCATTATCTCTTTAACGCGTTTGACACTGCCCAGAATGGCTCAGTGAAGTTTGAG GATTTTGTGATGGCTTTGTCCATTCTGTTGCGGGGAACAGTTCATGAAAAGCTAAGATGGACATTTAACCTGTACGACATAAATAAGGATGGCTATATAAACAAGGAG GAGATGATGGATATAGTAAAGGCAATTTATGATATGATGGGGAAGTACACATATCCTGTGCTGAAGGAAGATGCTCCGAGGCAGCACGTAGAAGTGTTCTTCCAG aaaatggaTAAAAACAAAGACGGTGTTGTAACTTTAGATGAGTTTATCGAGTCGTGTCAGGAG GATGACAATATCATGAGGTCCTTACAGCTCTTTGAGAACGTCATGTAA
- the KCNIP1 gene encoding Kv channel-interacting protein 1 isoform X3: protein MGAVMGTFSSLQTKQRRPSKDKIEDELEMTTVCHRPEGLEQLEAQTNFTKRELQVLYRGFKNECPSGVVNEETFKQIYAQFFPHGDASMYAHYLFNAFDTAQNGSVKFEDFVMALSILLRGTVHEKLRWTFNLYDINKDGYINKEEMMDIVKAIYDMMGKYTYPVLKEDAPRQHVEVFFQKMDKNKDGVVTLDEFIESCQEDDNIMRSLQLFENVM from the exons ATAAAATTGAAGATGAATTAGAAATGACTACGGTGTGCCATAGACCCGAAGGCCTGGAACAGCTCGAAGCACAAACCAATTTCACTAAAAGAGAGCTTCAGGTGCTTTACAGaggatttaaaaat GAATGTCCTAGTGGAGTTGTTAATGAAGAGACATTCAAACAGATCTACGCACagttttttcctcatggag atgCCAGCATGTATGCGCATTATCTCTTTAACGCGTTTGACACTGCCCAGAATGGCTCAGTGAAGTTTGAG GATTTTGTGATGGCTTTGTCCATTCTGTTGCGGGGAACAGTTCATGAAAAGCTAAGATGGACATTTAACCTGTACGACATAAATAAGGATGGCTATATAAACAAGGAG GAGATGATGGATATAGTAAAGGCAATTTATGATATGATGGGGAAGTACACATATCCTGTGCTGAAGGAAGATGCTCCGAGGCAGCACGTAGAAGTGTTCTTCCAG aaaatggaTAAAAACAAAGACGGTGTTGTAACTTTAGATGAGTTTATCGAGTCGTGTCAGGAG GATGACAATATCATGAGGTCCTTACAGCTCTTTGAGAACGTCATGTAA